Within Burkholderia cepacia GG4, the genomic segment GCGTGTACGACGTGTTCGGCGGCGGCCCCGATGCGGCGCTGCGCGAATCGGTGCAGGTGCCGGTCAACGACCCGCTGCTGCTCGTGCCCGCGATGGCGCAGGTCACGCGGCATCTCGGCTTCGGCGTGACCGCGAACCTGACCTACGAACCGCCTTACCTGTTCGCGCGCCGCATGTCGACGCTCGATCACCTGACGAAGGGGCGCGTCGGCTGGAACATCGTCACCGGCTATCTCGACAGCGCCGCGCGCGGGATGGGCCTGGCGCAGCAGATCGGCCACGACGACCGCTACGAACGCGCGGACGACTACATGGACGTCGTCTACAAGCTGTGGGAACAGAGCTGGGACGACGACGCGGTGATCCGCGACGCGCAGGCGCGCGTGTTCGCGCAGCCCGGCAAGGTGCGGCGGGTGAAGCACGACGGGCCGTTCTATTCGGTCGATGCGATCCACCTGAGCGAGCCGTCGCTGCAGCGCACGCCGGTGTTGTACCAGGCCGGTTCGTCCGCGCGCGGCGTCGAGTTCGCGGGCCGTCACGCCGAATGCGTGTTCGTGAATGGCCAGAGCAAGGCCGCCGCGCGCGCGGCGGCGCTCGACATCCGCGCGGCTGCCGCGCGGCAGGGCCGCGATCCGGCGTCGATCAGGATTTTCGCGGGCGTGAGCGTCGTGACGGCCGAGACCGAGCGGCTCGCTCGCGAGAAATTCGACGAATACCGGCGCTATGCGAGCCCGGAGGCAGGGCTCGCGCACTTCGCGAGCTCGACCGGCATCGACTTCGCGAAGTACGGCCTTGACGAACCGATCTCGTACGTGAAGACCGATTCGATCCAGTCGGCCGTCGACGCGATCTCGCGCAAGAGCACCACCGGCACGTGGACCGTGCGCCGCATGCTCGAACAGATGTCGCTCGGCGGCCGCTATGCGCCGATCGTCGGCTCACCGTCGCAAGTCGCGGACGAACTGCAGTCGTGGATCGACGAGACCGGCATCGACGGCTTCAACCTGACGCGCACCGTGATGCCCGAGTCGTTCGAGGATTTCGTCGACTGGGTCGTGCCCGAGTTGCAGAACCGCGGCCTCTACAAGGAAGACTACGATCCCGCGCCGACGCTGCGCGAGAAGCTGTTCGGCGCGGGCGCGCGGTTGCCCGCATGGCATACGGGCGCGCAGCACCGGCCGGCCGCCGCGCCGGCACCGGAACCGGCGCATCCCGCGCATGCATGAACCTGATGGGGCGAAGCGATGACGCAATTGTTCGATACGCTGGGTTTTATCGAGGCATCGGCCGTGCGTGCCGGCGCCGGCGTCGGCGCACGCGCGCATGAGGAAAGGGCCGCGTCGGCCGACGGCCCTGCCGTGTCGCTGACGAACGTCGGCAAGGTGTTCGCGACGCCGCGCGGCCAGGCCGCCGCGCTGCGCGAGGTGACGCTCGACGTGCGGCGCGGCGAGGTGTTCGGGATCATCGGCCGCAGCGGCGCCGGCAAGTCGACGCTGCTGCGGCTCGTCAACGGGCTCGAACGCCCGAGTTCGGGCAGCGTGCGCGTGCAGGGCGTCGACGTCGGCGCGCTCGACGAGGATGGACTCGTCGCGCTGCGTCGCCGCACCGGCATGGTGTTCCAGCATTTCAACCTGCTGTCGGCGAAGACGGTGTTCGAGAACGTCGCGCTGCCGCTGAAGATCGCCGGCGTGCCGAAGGCCGAGCGCGCGCGCAAGGTCGATGCGTTGCTCGAGCTAGTCGGGCTCGCCGCGAAGCGCGACGCGTATCCGGCGAGCCTGTCGGGCGGCCAGAAGCAGCGCGTCGGCATCGCGCGGGCGCTGGTGCACGATCCGGAGGTGCTGCTGTGCGACGAGGCGACGTCGGCGCTCGATCCCGAGACGACGCAATCGATCCTCGCGCTGCTCGCCGACATCAATCGCCGCCTCGGGCTGACGATCGTGCTGATCACGCACGAAATGGAGGTGATCCGCGCGGTGTGCGACACGGTCGCGGTGATCGAGCAGGGTGAAGTCGTCGAAACGGGCCCGGTGTGGCGCGTGTTCGGCGATCCGCGCCACGGCGCGACGCGCGCGCTGCTCAGCACGCTCGTGCACGACCTGCCGGCCGAACTGGCCGCGCGCGTGCAGCCGTTGCCGGCGCAGGCCGCGCTGCCCGATGGCGCGCAGGTCGTGCTCGACGTCCGCTATACGGGCGAAAGCGGCGGCGAACCGGACGTCGGCGCGCTCGCGGCGGCGCTCGGCGGCTCGGTGCGCTTCCTGCACGGCGGGATCGAGCGCATTCAGGGGCATGCGCAGGGGCGCCTCGTGATCGCTGCGTCGCCCGGTCAGTCGCCCGCAGGCGGTGGCGCGGTCGCCGCCTTGCTCAATCGCGCACGCCGCCACGCGAATCACGCGGAGGTGCTCGGTTATGTTTGAACTCTGGTGGCCCGAACTGCTCGACGCGATCCGCGACACGCTGTCGATGGTCGCCGCATCGGCCGCGATCGCCGCGCTGCTCGGCATCCCGCTCGCGGTGGTCCTCGTGACGACCGCGCCCGGCGGCATCTACGCGCGACGCGGCGTGAACGCGGTGCTCGGCGCGCTCGTCAACGTGTTCCGCTCGACGCCGTTCATCATCCTGCTCGTCGCGCTGTTGCCGTTTACGCGTGTGCTGATCGGCACGACGATCGGCGTATGGGCGGCCGTCGTGCCGCTGTCGATCGCCGCGATTCCGTTTTTCGCGCGGATTGCCGAGGTGAGCCTGCGCGAAGTCGATCGCGGGCTGATCGAGGCCGCGCTCGCGATGGGCGCGAAGCGCCGCCACATCGTGTGGCACGTGCTGCTGCCCGAGGCGCTGCCCGGCATGCTCGGCGGTTTCACGATCACCGTCGTCGCGCTGATCGGCTCGACCGCGATGGCGGGTGCCGTCGGCGCGGGCGGGCTCGGCGATCTGGCGATCCGCTACGGCTATCAGCGCTTCGACACCACCGTCATGGCAACCGTGATCGTGATCCTGATCGCGCTCGTCTCGGCCGTGCAAATCACGGGCGACCGCCTGGTCCGACATGTGACCCGGCGCACCTGAGCGGCGCCATGAGCGCCGACTCCTTTCATTCAAGACCCTGAGAGAACGAACCCTATGACCTTACCCATCGGCGCGCCGCGCGAATGGAACGGACAATTCGAGGAAGCGCTGTTTCTGGATGTCGCACGACGCCATCGTCCCGGCTTCCCGGACAAGCTCGCGACGCCGCCGCGCGAGCCGCGCAGCGAGGACGAACTGGCCGCCGTCGCCGACTACTACACGAAGATGGCGTCGCACGACCTGTTCATCGTGCAGGTCGTCGCGAAGGCGATCGACACGCTGTTTCGCGACGATCCGCATTTCCAGCTGATCCTGGCGCGCCAGCTCGGCGACGACGGCGCGCATGCGGTGATCGGCCGCGAACGCGTGACCGAACTGACCGGGCGCGATCCGCTGCCGGAAGTCGATCGGCTCGTCGCCGCGCACTGGGAACGCATCGGCGACATCGCGGTGCGCGACGTCGCGGGCTTCCTCGCGTTCGAATGGCATTACGAGCTGCACATCCTCGCGAAGCTGTGGATCCAGCGCAAGACCGGCCGCATCGCCGACGGCGCGATGCGCGAGCACGGCGAGAACCGGATTCGCCCGGACGAAGAGTGGCATCGCGTGCAGATCGTCCAGTGGTGGTTCGACACGTTGGAGGCGCTGCCCGCTGCCGAGCGCGACGCGCTGATCGATCGCGTGATCGCGGCCGACGAGGAAACGCAGGCGCGGCTCGACGGCTATCTGCATGACGAATACGCGCATACCGCACACGTGTTCGGCGCGGATATCGCCGAATACCGCACGATCTACGACGACTGGCGGCGCGAGATCCTGTCGCGGCTGACCGGTCGCCGGCTCGGCGCGCTGGTGCCGCTGTCGGACGAAACCCTTGCACCGGAAGCCGTCGCATGAACGATCCACGCGGCCCGGCGACGCTTGCGCCGGATAGCGGGGCGCCTGCCGTCGACGAAGACGTGCTGGCGCGCGCGATCGACGCGCTGCGCACGACTGCTGCCGCGCGCGATCGCACGGGCGGCCACGCGGCCGACGACAAGCAGCGGCTCGCCGACGCGGGCCTGCTGACGCTCGCGGTGCCGCGCGAATTTGGCGGACAGGAAGCCGCGTGGCCGGCGATCTACGACACGATCCGGCGGATCGCGCGCGTCGACAGCGCGCTCGCGCATCTGGTCGGGTTTCAGATCCTGCAGGTGGTCAGCGTCGACGTGTGGGGCGGCCCGGCACAGCGCGAACGCTATCTGCGCGGCACGGTCGAGCATCGCTGGTGGTGGGGCAATGCGGTCAATCCGCTCGACACGCGGCTGGTGGCGACTGCAACGCCGGATGGCGGCTACCGGCTCGACGGCGTGAAGGGTTTCTGTTCGGGCACGCGCGGCTCGCAGCGGATGACGGTGTCGGCGCACGATCCCGCAACGGGCCGCGCCGTGTTCGGCGTGGTGCCGACCGATCGTCGCGGGATCACGGTCAACGAAGACTGGGACCCGATCGGCCAGCGCCAGACCGATAGCGGCAGCGTGCGCTTCGACGGCGTGACGCTCGCGCCCGACGAAGTGCTGCACCGGTCCGAAGTGCCGCCGACGCCGCGCGCGACGCTGCGCACGCTGGTGTCGCAGCTCGTGCTGACGAACCTGTTCGTCGGGCTCGCGGAAGGTGCGCTCGCCGAGGCGCGCGACTATGTGCTGACACATGGCCGGCCGTGGATTCACTCGGGTGCCGCGCAGGCGAGCGACGATCCCTACACGCTGCAGCGCTTCGGCGACATGCGCGTGCAGGCGGTTGCCGCGGCGTCACTGGCCGATCGCGCGGCCGTCGCGTTGCAGCGCGCATGGTCGCGGCGCGAAGCGCTGACGGCCGACGAACGCGCCGAAGTGGCGCTCGCCGTGTCGGACGCGAAGATCGTCGCGCAACGCGCGGCGCTCGATAACGGCGAGGCGCTGTTCGATGCGTGCGGCGCGCGGGCGACGGCCGCATCGCTCGGCCTCGACCGCTTCTGGCGCAATGCGCGCACGCATACGCTGCACGATCCGCTCGACTATCGGCTGCGCGATGTCGGCCGGTTCGCGCTGACGGGGGAACTGCCGCAGGCGTCGCTTTATACGTAAGTGAGCGCGCGCTCCGTCATTGATCGCCGGGAGGCGGGCCTTCCGGCGTCACGGGTGCGGGCCCGCCGGCCAACCGCGAGCCGCTGTCCGTACCTGCGCGCTTGTACGATGCCAGTTCGTTCGAATAGCGCGCCGTTCGTACGCCGTTCGCGTCGTAGTACTCCTCGACCGACTTGACCCAGCGGCCGACCGCCGGCACGTACCAGAACGCCTTGTAGGTCTTGCCGGTCTGTTCCGCCGTCACGCTGTTGCGGCTCTGCATCACGATCGTCGAACCGCCTGCATTGCGGGATACGCCCGACATGGTCGACTGTAGCGGCGCGGTTTCGGCTTTCCACGTGCCTTCGGCCTCGATCTTGACCGCATCGAACTTGCCGCCGGGCACGGTGACGGTGTCGGGTCCGACGACCTTGTAATGCGTGTCGTACGTTTCCGATGCGTGCTGCGGATTCGGATGCGCTTCGCTATACCTGATCGTCCACGTCTTGCCGACCGTCAGCGGAAACGCCAGCGGGCGGTTCACCACGGTTTCGGTGCCGTTGATGCTGCGCGCGCGGCTCCAGTCCGCGTCGACGATCAATTCGCGGGGCGCCTGGGTCGCGCCGCTCTGCTGCGTTTCGATATAGATGTGGTCGGCGGTCGTGCGCTGCACGGAAATCTGGTCGCGTGTCTGGTGCCAGCCGTTCGGGCCGATTTCAACCGTGTTGACGTAGGTCCAGGTGTCGCCCGGCTTCAACGCCGGCGCGGCGATCGATTGTGCGAGCGCCACGCCGGGCACGGCGGCACACAGTAACAGCGTGGCAAGCGTTCTATTTTTCATGGTGTGCAAGAGGGGCCGACGAGGGACCGACGGACTCGCCAGGCAGCTTAACAACCACACCTTTCAATCGGCATGCCTTGCGCAGCGTTGCGGCCGCTCCTTTCGTTGCCTACGGTTACAGCGCCTGGATGCTGGACGCGTTACGACGATTGCGCGCTGAGCGGCCGGCCGGCGGGGCAGCCCGTCGCGTTTCTGGATGCCTAGATCGGCAGACGCACCGTCTGCTTGATGCGCTTCAGCGGAATCTCGGTTTCGACGTTGCGTACGCCTTCGATCTGCGTGAGCGTTTCCATCTGAAAGCGCTGATAGTCATCGAGATCCTTCGCGATGACCCGCAGCAGATAGTCGTAACTGCCGGCCATCAGGTGGCATTCGAGCACTTCGGGCGCCTGCTCCATCTCGCGGGCGAAGCGTTCGACGGTCGTCTTGTCCTGGCGCTCCAGCGTGACGCGCACGAATGCCGTAAATCGCAGTTCGACGGCCGCCGGGTTCAGCAGCGCGACGTAGGCATCGATGACGCCCTGTTCCTCGAGCAGATGAACGCGGCGCAGGCAGGGCGTGGGCGACAGACCGACCTGTTGCGCGAGTTCGGCGTTCGTCTGGTTCGAATCCCGTTGCAGCGCACGCAAAATGCGCCGATCGATCGCGTCCAGTTTGATTGGCATTTTCGACTACCGATATGGATGATGATGGAGAATAACTCCAAATCCGCCATCGAAAGTAGCCGACTTCGCAGCCATTCTCCACGGCAAGTTGCCGATAATCGGATGACTGCGACGGCTCCGTGGACGCGTGCGATTCCCGCCCGTCCCGCCCGGCGCCGCTTTCAGGAGAGTCCCGATGCCGCACATAGCCTGGTTGCCGTTCATGGCGACATCCCTTCTGATCATTCTGACGCCGGGCCAGGACATGGTGCTCGTCATGTCGCGCACGCTATCCGGCGGAACGCGTGCCGGCCTCGTGACCGCGGCGGGCGTCAGCGTCGGGCTGCTCGTGCATACGATGCTCGCGACGCTCGGGCTGGGTGCACTTCTTCAGGCATCCGAATGGTTGTTCATGGCCTTGAAGATCGTCGGCGCGCTGTATCTGCTGTATCTCGGCATCACGCTGCTGCGTTCGTCGGGTGAGCTGACGCTCGCAAGCAGTCGCGACGCGCCGGCATCGCGGCTGCGCACGTTCGCGCAAGGCGCGCTGTCCAACGTGTCGAATCCGAAGGTCGCGCTGTTCTACCTCGCATTTCTGCCGCAGTTCGTCCCCGCGGGCGCCGCGCATCCGATGCTGTCGCTGTTCGTGCTCGGCACGACGTTTGCCGGCCTGACGTTTCTCGTCAAGGGGCCGGTCGCGCTGTTCGCGGGCCTGTTGTCGACGTCGATTCGGCGTAATCCGCGCATCCTGACCCGTATGCACCGGGTGAGCGGCGCGGTCCTGCTCGCGCTTGGCGTGAAGCTGGCGTTCGAGCGCCGCTGACGATGCTCACTACGCCGGCAACGTGTCCGCCAGCGCCCGCATCGCGTCCACCGTCTCCGGATTCGCCGGAAAAAACGCCTCGATCGCCAACTCCGACAGCGTGACGTCGACCGGCGTGCCGAACACCGTCAGCTCGCCGGCCGCCGTGCGCAGCCGCAGCGGCACTGCGATGTCCGCATGGTCGGCGCGCGCGTCGGGGTCGTCAGGCTCGCCGGGCGGCGCCGGATACGCGGCGAGTTCGTCGCGCAATGCATGCAGCATGCGGTCGCCGCTCGCGTCGATCTGTCGTTGCAGCCGATGCAGGAGATGCGCGCGCCATTCGTGCCAGTTGACGATCTGCGCCGCGAGGCCGTCCGGATGCAGGCTCAGGCGCAGCACGTTGACGGGCGGCTGCAACAGCGCAGGATCGGCCTGCGCGACCAGTGCGCCGAGCATCCGGTTCGCGGCGAGCAGCGTCCAGTGGCGATCCACCGCGAGTGCCGGGTAGGGCTCATGGCCGCGCAGCACGGCTTCGACTGCATGGCGCGCCGCGTCGAGCTGCGGATCGGAGAACGGCCGCTCGCGAAACAGTGGCGCATAGCCGGCCGCGACGAGCAGCGCATTGCGCTCGCGCAGCGGCACGTCGAGGCGCTCCGCGAGATGCAGCACCATGTCGCGGCTCGGCTGTGCGCGACCCGATTCGACGAAGCTCAGGTGCCGCGCGGACACCTCCGCATCGACCGCAAGCGCCATCTGGCTCAGGCGCCGGCGTTGGCGCCACGTGCGCAGCAGCGGGCCGACGCCGGACGCGCGGCCGGCGGACGGGGGAAGCGAGTGGCGGGCGGCGGTCGAGTTCATGAGGACGATGATAGGCAATCCTGCGCGCGCCGGGCATTACCTGCCAGGTAAGCAATCCGGTTCGGCGTGCGTCGCCCATCGCGCCTGCCGCTGCCTGCGGCTCCCGTCCCACCCGCCGCATTTCGTTCCCGGAAGCGCCCCGACGCTGCGTTACCATAGCCCCCGTGCCACCTGAGAGGCGGCGCCGGACCTGCGACCACAGCGCCCGGCCCGGACGCCGCGCACATTCACGACAAGGCAGTCCAGGGGAATCCAATAATGAAAAAACTCGCCGTCCGCGTCGCCTGCGTGGCGATGCTCGCATTCGCCGCGACCAGCGGCCACGCGCAAACCGAAGCCGCGCAGGTCGAAATGAGGGCCGCCGCCGCGGCAACCAACAAGGCGGTCGTGAACGGGCCGGCCGATATCGACGTGAAGCATGAAGCGGTGCTGAAGCTGAAGGCAGGCGAATCGTTCGTGCCGGCCGCCGAAGCCGGCCGCTACTTGCGCTCGATGGGCAACTCGATCGACGAGTCGAAGCTGGTCGGCCTCGTGCTGCCCGAGGATCCGGACGCCGACTGGATCTCGGTCGTGTCATTCGAGCCGAGCGGCTACATCCGCGACGACGACGCGAAGGACTGGAAGCCCGACGAATTGCTGAAAAGCCTGCAGGCCGGTACCGAGGAAGACAACCCGGCACGCAAGGAGCGCGGCCTGCCCGAAACCGAGGTGGTCGGCTGGGCGCAGGCGCCCGCGTACGACGCCGCCACGCACCGCCTCGTATGGTCCGCGATCATCCGCGAGAAGGGCGCGGCCGCGAACGCGGAGCACGACGGCGTGAACTACCGGACGCTCGTGCTCGGCCGCGATGGCTACCTGTCGCTGACGATGGCGTCGACGCTCGCCGAGCTGCCGAAGTACAAGGCCTCGGCCGACGACCTGCTCGCGAACATCCGCTTCAACGACGGCAAGCGCTACGCCGATTTCAACAAGTCGACCGACCATGTCGCCGAGTATGGTCTCGCGGCGCTGATCGTCGGCGTCGGCGCGAAGAAGCTCGGCCTGCTCGCGCTGATCGGCGCGTTTGCCGTGAAGTTCTTCAAGATCGGCGCGGTCGCGCTGCTGGCGGGCGGCGCGGCGTTGAAGCGCTTCTTCGGCGCCAGGCCGAAGCAGGAACCCGTGCCGGTCGTCGCCGATGCAACTGACTCAGCCGCCGTGTCCGGCGCGGAGCGCAAGGAATGACGAAGTTGCTGCTGCTGCTCTTCGGCGGCCTGAAGCTCGGCAAGGTGCTCATGTCGGCGGGCACCATGCTGGCGTCGATCGCGGTCTACGCGCTGTTCTACGGCTGGCGGTTCGCGGCCGGCTTCGGCGCACTGCTGCTGGTGCACGAAGCCGGTCACTATGTGGCCGCGCGGCGGCGCGGGCTCGACGTCGGGCTGCCGACCTTCATCCCGTTCGTCGGCGCGTGGATCCAGCTGAAGGACATGCCGCACGACGCCGAAACCGAGGCGTATGTCGGCCTGGCCGGCCCGTTCGTCGGCACGCTCGGCGCGCTGGCCTGCTACGCGGCCGCACGGCACTACGACAGCAACCTGCTGCTCGCGCTGTCCTATACGGGCTTCTTCCTGAACCTGTTCAACATGATTCCGCTGTCGCCGTTCGACGGCGGGCGGATCACCGCGGTGCTGTCGCCGCGCATCTGGTTCGCGGGCGTGCCCGTGCTGATCGCGCTGTTCGCGTACCGGCCGAGCCCGTTGTTGATCGTGATGGCGATCCTCGCGCTGCCGCAGTTGAAGCGCGCCTGGCGCTACGATCCGGACGCGCCGGAGAACCGCGCGTACTACGCGACGTCGATCGAGACGAAGACGACCTACGCGCTCTGCTACGTCGGCCTGCTCGCGTTTCTCGCGCTCATGACCTCCGGCGTGCACGACATGCTGCGCGTCGCGCATTCCGCGGCCTGATGTAACAACGGCGGCCGTTTGCGCGGCCGCCGTCGTCTCCCTGCCGTTCCCGCCGCAGCTCAGGCGTCGCGATGACGCAGCTCGACGCGCTTGATGTCCTTCACGATCACCAGATAGCTGAACACCGTGACGAGCGCGTTCAGCCCGACGAACACGAGTGCGCCGTTGAACGAGCCGCTTGCGCCGACCAGGTAGCCGATCGCGATCGGCGCGACGATGCCGGCCGTGTTGCCGAACATGTTGAACAGGCTGCCCGACAGGCCGATCGCTTCCTTCGGCGCGGTGTCCGCGACCACGGCCCAGCCGAGCGAGCCGATTCCCTTGCCGAAGAACGACACGGCCATCAGCACGATTACCAGCGCTTCGCTGTCGACGTAGTTGCAGCCGATGATCGCCATCGACAGCAGCATCCCGCCGACGATCGGAATCTTGCGCGCGAGCGTCAGCGATACGCCGCGACGGATCAGCGTGTCCGACAGCATCCCGCCGAGCACGCCGCCGAGGAACCCGCAGATCGCCGGCAGCGACGTCATGAAGCCGGCTTTCAGCAGCGACATCCCGCGCGCCTGCACGAGGTAGATCGGGAACCACGTGAGGAAGAAGTAGGTGAGCACGTTCACGCAGTACTGGCCGAGATAGACGCCGAGCAGCATCCGGATCGACAGCAGCTGGCGCACGTAGTACCAGCCCGCGACGCGGCTGCCTTCGGACGCCGCGCCGTTGCGGTGCGCCGTGGTGCGCACGAGGCCGCCACCCTGCTCGATATGCTCGAGTTCCGCGCGGTTCACCGCCGGATGGTCGATCGGGTCCTTCATCACGCGCAGCCAGAGGAACGCGAGCGCGATGCCGGCGAGGCCGAGCCACAGGTACACCTGGTGCCAGCCGTACGCGTGCGTGAGCCACGCCATCAGCGGCGAGAACACCACCGCCGCGAAATACTGCGCGGCGTTGAAGATTGCCGACGCCGTGCCGCGCTCCGCGGTCGGGAACCAGCTCGCGACGACCTTGGCGTTCGCGGGGAACGCGGGCGCCTCGGCGATGCCGACCGCGAAGCGCATCACGAACAGCGCGGTCACCGCGAACGCGGCGCTGCCGCCGAGGCCGATCGTGCTTTGCAGCAGCGTGAACGCCGACCACAGGAAGATGCTGGTCGCATACACGCGACGGGCGCCGAAGCGGTCGAGCAGCCAGCCGCTCGGCAACTGCGCGAGCACGTACGCCCAGCTGAACGCCGAGAAGATGTAGCCCATCGTCACCGGATCGATGCCGAAGGCCTTGCGGATCGGCGTGCCGGTGATCGACAGCGTCGCGCGATCCGCATAGTTGAGCGTCGTGACGACGAACAGCATCGCCAGGATCCAGTAGCGCACGGCGGTGCGGCGCGCGCTGCCGGCGAGATCGATCGGAAGATCGCGAGGGGTGGTCTGATTGGGCACTTTAATGTACGTCGTCGTATGACATGGGCGGAAGTTTATTGGCAATGCCCGCACGCATAAACCTCGGGTTTTCCCTTTGAAACGTAGCGCGAGGTCGTAAAAAACGCGACTTTGCCCGGTGGGTAAGGGATTCCGGGTTGTCGCTCCGTGGCAGGCGGGGCGCGGGAATATTGAAACAACGTCGGCAGACATCGTATCTGTTGCGCTACAATGGGCGAATCATTCCCGAACCACGGAGCACACCCCATGCAACTGACTGGAGAGATGCTGATCGGCGCCGACGCGGTGGCCGGCTCGGCCGGTACCTTGCGCGCGTTCGACCCGTCGAAGGGCGCGCCGATCGATGCGCCCGCATTCGGCGTCGCGACGCTGGCCGATGTCCAGCGCGCATGCGAACTCGCGCGCGACGCATTCGACGCGTACCGCACGCAGCCGCTCGCGGCCCGCGCGGCGTTTCTCGAAGCGATCGCCGACGAAATCGTCGCGCTCGGCGACGCGCTGATCGAGCGCGCACACGCCGAGACGGGCCTGCCGGTCGCCCGCCTGCAGGGCGAGCGCGGCCGCACCGTCGGCCAGCTTCGGCTGTTCGCGCGCGTCGTGCGCGACGGGCGGTTCCTCGCCGCGTCGATCGATCCCGCGCAGCCGGCGCGCACGCCGCTGCCACGCTCGGACCTGCGGTTGCAGAAGGTCGGGCTCGGGCCCGTCGTCGTGTTCGGCGCAAGCAACTTCCCGCTTGCGTTCTCGGTGGCCGGCGGCGATACCGCGTCGGCACTGGCGGCCGGCTGTCCGGTGATCGTGAAGGCCCATGAGGCACACCTCGGCACGTCCGAGCTGGTCGGCCGTGCGATCCGCGCAGCCGTCGCGAAATGCGGGATGCCGGCCGGCGTGTTCTCGCTGCTGATCGGCCCCGGCCGCGTGATCGGCGCGGCGCTGGTCAGCCATCCGGCGATCCAGGCAGTCGGCTTCACCGGTTCGCGGCAGGGCGGCATGGCGCTCGTGCAGCTCGCGAACGCGCGCCCGCAGCCGATTCCCGTCTACGCGGAAATGAGCAGCATCAACCCGGTCGTGCTGTTCCCGGCCGCGTTGGCCGCGCGCGGTGACGCGATCGCGACCGGCTTCGTCGATTCGCTGACGCTCGGCGTCGGCCAGTTCTGTACGAACCCGGGCCTCGTGCTGGCAATCGATGGCCCCGACCTCGACCGCTTCGAGTCCGTCGCCGCACAGGCGCTCGCGAACAAGCCGGCCGGCGTGATGCTGACGCGCGGGATCGCCGACGCATATCGCAACGGTCGCGGCAAGCTCGCCGACCTGCCGGACGTGCGCGAAATCGGCGCGGGCGAGCCGGCACAGACCGAATGCCAGGCGGGCGGTGCGCTTTACCAGGCCGGCGCGCAGGCGTTCCTGGCCGAGCCGGCGTTCAGCCACGAGGTGTTCGGGCCGGCGTCGCTGATCGTGCGCTGCCGCGATCTCGACGAAGTCGCGCGCGTGCTCGACGCGCTCGAGGGCCAGCTGACCGCCACGCTGCAGATGGACGCTGACGACAAGCCGCTCGCGCGCCGCCTGCTGCCGATCCTCGAACGCAAGGCCGGCCGCCTGCTCGTCAACGGCTACCCGACCGGCGTCGAGGTGTGCGACGCGATGGTCCACGGCGGCCCGTTCCCGGCGACGTCGAACCCGGCCGTCACGTCGGTCGGCGCGACGGCGATCGACCGCTTCCTGCGGCCCGTGTGCTACCAGGATTTCCCGGACGACCTGCTGCCCGAAGGGCTGCAGGAAAGCAATCCGCTCGCGATTCCGCGGCTGCGGGACGGGAAGGCGGAGTGACGAGGAGGAACGGCTGAAGGCAGCGTCCCGCCAGGGGCGCGTTCAGGCACGTTGAAACACGGCGGCGGACGTGGCCCTATGGGCCGCTTCCGCCTTTTTTATTGCTGGCTGGTTTTGGCGCCCGCCGGTTCCGCTCGGTCAGTGAGCGGGGTGAGTGACAAGTTGCAGGCGCTCGGCTGCGGCCAGCAGGCGCCGGTCGCGTGTCCACAGCTTGCTGTCTCCGGTCAGTCTGAGCGAGGCAAGCAGATGTG encodes:
- a CDS encoding DUF2167 domain-containing protein gives rise to the protein MKKLAVRVACVAMLAFAATSGHAQTEAAQVEMRAAAAATNKAVVNGPADIDVKHEAVLKLKAGESFVPAAEAGRYLRSMGNSIDESKLVGLVLPEDPDADWISVVSFEPSGYIRDDDAKDWKPDELLKSLQAGTEEDNPARKERGLPETEVVGWAQAPAYDAATHRLVWSAIIREKGAAANAEHDGVNYRTLVLGRDGYLSLTMASTLAELPKYKASADDLLANIRFNDGKRYADFNKSTDHVAEYGLAALIVGVGAKKLGLLALIGAFAVKFFKIGAVALLAGGAALKRFFGARPKQEPVPVVADATDSAAVSGAERKE
- a CDS encoding MFS transporter, with protein sequence MPNQTTPRDLPIDLAGSARRTAVRYWILAMLFVVTTLNYADRATLSITGTPIRKAFGIDPVTMGYIFSAFSWAYVLAQLPSGWLLDRFGARRVYATSIFLWSAFTLLQSTIGLGGSAAFAVTALFVMRFAVGIAEAPAFPANAKVVASWFPTAERGTASAIFNAAQYFAAVVFSPLMAWLTHAYGWHQVYLWLGLAGIALAFLWLRVMKDPIDHPAVNRAELEHIEQGGGLVRTTAHRNGAASEGSRVAGWYYVRQLLSIRMLLGVYLGQYCVNVLTYFFLTWFPIYLVQARGMSLLKAGFMTSLPAICGFLGGVLGGMLSDTLIRRGVSLTLARKIPIVGGMLLSMAIIGCNYVDSEALVIVLMAVSFFGKGIGSLGWAVVADTAPKEAIGLSGSLFNMFGNTAGIVAPIAIGYLVGASGSFNGALVFVGLNALVTVFSYLVIVKDIKRVELRHRDA
- a CDS encoding helix-turn-helix domain-containing protein is translated as MNSTAARHSLPPSAGRASGVGPLLRTWRQRRRLSQMALAVDAEVSARHLSFVESGRAQPSRDMVLHLAERLDVPLRERNALLVAAGYAPLFRERPFSDPQLDAARHAVEAVLRGHEPYPALAVDRHWTLLAANRMLGALVAQADPALLQPPVNVLRLSLHPDGLAAQIVNWHEWRAHLLHRLQRQIDASGDRMLHALRDELAAYPAPPGEPDDPDARADHADIAVPLRLRTAAGELTVFGTPVDVTLSELAIEAFFPANPETVDAMRALADTLPA
- a CDS encoding site-2 protease family protein encodes the protein MTKLLLLLFGGLKLGKVLMSAGTMLASIAVYALFYGWRFAAGFGALLLVHEAGHYVAARRRGLDVGLPTFIPFVGAWIQLKDMPHDAETEAYVGLAGPFVGTLGALACYAAARHYDSNLLLALSYTGFFLNLFNMIPLSPFDGGRITAVLSPRIWFAGVPVLIALFAYRPSPLLIVMAILALPQLKRAWRYDPDAPENRAYYATSIETKTTYALCYVGLLAFLALMTSGVHDMLRVAHSAA
- a CDS encoding aldehyde dehydrogenase (NADP(+)) — protein: MQLTGEMLIGADAVAGSAGTLRAFDPSKGAPIDAPAFGVATLADVQRACELARDAFDAYRTQPLAARAAFLEAIADEIVALGDALIERAHAETGLPVARLQGERGRTVGQLRLFARVVRDGRFLAASIDPAQPARTPLPRSDLRLQKVGLGPVVVFGASNFPLAFSVAGGDTASALAAGCPVIVKAHEAHLGTSELVGRAIRAAVAKCGMPAGVFSLLIGPGRVIGAALVSHPAIQAVGFTGSRQGGMALVQLANARPQPIPVYAEMSSINPVVLFPAALAARGDAIATGFVDSLTLGVGQFCTNPGLVLAIDGPDLDRFESVAAQALANKPAGVMLTRGIADAYRNGRGKLADLPDVREIGAGEPAQTECQAGGALYQAGAQAFLAEPAFSHEVFGPASLIVRCRDLDEVARVLDALEGQLTATLQMDADDKPLARRLLPILERKAGRLLVNGYPTGVEVCDAMVHGGPFPATSNPAVTSVGATAIDRFLRPVCYQDFPDDLLPEGLQESNPLAIPRLRDGKAE